A single window of Mugil cephalus isolate CIBA_MC_2020 chromosome 1, CIBA_Mcephalus_1.1, whole genome shotgun sequence DNA harbors:
- the LOC125014807 gene encoding endonuclease domain-containing 1 protein-like isoform X4 — translation MTSLKALLPLAVLLLLSVAPTETKVVRSMKDCNEFFVNGNPPHITGILQGGNIWGQNRYKTICQTFRDKRTFVTLYDTENKIPVFSAAKYRGSHGRRPRNDWMIEPQLDDTKGNNNMAPDNNKKTYENQAGNTDYKNKQGYDRGHLFPSSYGYDQIEKTSTFTLTNIVPQNKYFNNGSWYNMEKCIKCVMDEYCINENNKVEGYVVIGAQPSNKPKLNNRVNIPSMLWSAFCCYNSKDKKWLASAHWGENIKPKNKYLKTKTLQDLHKKLGKNTEVFPKTECPLKATVTNVYKNLNSNCNCQP, via the exons ATGACCTCACTGAAGGCCCTCCTGCCCCTCgctgttctcctccttctgtccgTCGCTCCCACAGAAACTAAAGTGGTGAGATCGATGAAAGACTGTAATGAATTCTTTGTCAATGGAAATCCACCACATATCACAGGAATCTTGCAGGGAGGGAACATCTGGGGCCAGAACAGATACAAAACTATTTGCCAGACCTTCAGAGACAAAAGAACCTTTGTGACACTTTACGACACAGAGAACAAGATCCCAGTGTTTTCTGCTGCAAAGTACAGAGGGAGTCATGGTAGAAGACCTAGAAACGACTGGATGATTGAACCACAG CTTGATGACACAAaaggcaacaacaacatggcACCAGACAATAACAAGAAAACCTATGAGAACCAGGCTGGGAACACCGACTACAAAAACAAGCAAGGTTATGATAGAGGTCATTTGTTCCCAAGCTCTTATGGATATGATCAAATTGAAAAAACTTCCACCTTTACCCTGACCAACATTGttccacaaaacaaatatttcaacAACGGAAGCTGGTACAACATGgaaaaatgtatcaaatgtgTTATGGATGAATACTgcattaatgaaaataataaagtagaAGGTTATGTAGTAATTGGAGCACAGCCCAGCAACAAGCCCAAACTCAACAACAGGGTTAATATTCCTTCTATGCTCTGGTCAGCATTCTGCTGCTACAACAGCAAAGACAAGAAATGGCTAGCAAGTGCACACTGGGGTGAAAACATTAAACCGAAAAACAAATACCTGAAGACTAAGACTCTGCAGGACCTCCACAAGAAACTGGGGAAAAATACTGAAGTGTTTCCTAAAACAGAATGTCCTCTCAAAGCAACTGTCACCAACGTTTATAAAAATCTTAACTCCAACTGCAACTGCCAACCGTAG
- the LOC125014807 gene encoding endonuclease domain-containing 1 protein-like isoform X2 — protein MTSLKALLPLAVLLLLSVAPTETKVVESMTECNQFFLRGNPPNIPRILQGGNIWGQNRYKTICQTFENIPTFVTLYDTNNKIPVFSAAKYRGDHEGTRPKPSPWMIEPQLDDTKGNNNMAPDNNKKTYENQAGNTDYKNKQGYDRGHLFPSSYGYDQIEKTSTFTLTNIVPQNKYFNNGSWYNMEKCIKCVMDEYCINENNKVEGYVVIGAQPSNKPKLNNRVNIPSMLWSAFCCYNSKDKKWLASAHWGENIKPKNKYLKTKTLQDLHKKLGKNTEVFPKTECPLKATVTNVYKNLNSNCNCQP, from the exons ATGACCTCACTGAAGGCCCTCCTGCCCCTCgctgttctcctccttctgtccgTCGCTCCCACAGAAACTAAAGTGGTGGAATCGATGACAGAGTGTAATCAATTCTTTCTCAGAGGAAATCCACCAAATATCCCAAGAATCTTGCAGGGAGGGAACATCTGGGGCCAGAACAGATACAAAACTATTTGCCAGACCTTTGAAAACATCCCAACCTTTGTGACACTTTACGACACCAACAACAAGATCCCAGTGTTTTCTGCTGCAAAGTACAGAGGGGATCATGAAGGCACCAGACCTAAACCCTCCCCATGGATGATTGAACCACAG CTTGATGACACAAaaggcaacaacaacatggcACCAGACAATAACAAGAAAACCTATGAGAACCAGGCTGGGAACACCGACTACAAAAACAAGCAAGGTTATGATAGAGGTCATTTGTTCCCAAGCTCTTATGGATATGATCAAATTGAAAAAACTTCCACCTTTACCCTGACCAACATTGttccacaaaacaaatatttcaacAACGGAAGCTGGTACAACATGgaaaaatgtatcaaatgtgTTATGGATGAATACTgcattaatgaaaataataaagtagaAGGTTATGTAGTAATTGGAGCACAGCCCAGCAACAAGCCCAAACTCAACAACAGGGTTAATATTCCTTCTATGCTCTGGTCAGCATTCTGCTGCTACAACAGCAAAGACAAGAAATGGCTAGCAAGTGCACACTGGGGTGAAAACATTAAACCGAAAAACAAATACCTGAAGACTAAGACTCTGCAGGACCTCCACAAGAAACTGGGGAAAAATACTGAAGTGTTTCCTAAAACAGAATGTCCTCTCAAAGCAACTGTCACCAACGTTTATAAAAATCTTAACTCCAACTGCAACTGCCAACCGTAG
- the LOC125014807 gene encoding endonuclease domain-containing 1 protein-like isoform X1 gives MTSLKALLPLAVLLLMSVAPTETKVVRSMKDCNEFFLEKTPPHIPRILEGGNIWGQNRFKTICQTFEDTRTFVTLYDTKNKIPVFSAAKYRGDHEGKRPKPSPWMIEPQLDDTKSNINMAPENNQETYENQAVKKDYENNQSFDKGHLFPSSYGYDQIEKNSTFTLTNIVPQIGKFNQGTWNKMEQCIKCVMDKYCINNNNKTEGYVVIGARPSNDNNTLKKRINIPSMLWSAFCCYNSKDKKWLASAHWGKNIKPKDKCLPTKTLHDLHKELGKNTEVFPKTECPLKTTVTNVYKNLNSNCNCPK, from the exons ATGACCTCATTGAAGGCCCTCTTGCCCCTCGCTGTTCTCCTCCTTATGTCCGTGGCTCCCACAGAAACTAAAGTGGTGAGATCAATGAAAGACTGTAATGAATTCTTTCTTGAGAAAACTCCACCACATATCCCAAGAATCTTGGAGGGAGGGAACATCTGGGGGCAGAACAGATTTAAAACTATTTGCCAGACCTTTGAAGACACCAGAACCTTTGTGACACTTTACGACACCAAGAACAAGATCCCAGTGTTTTCTGCTGCAAAGTACAGAGGGGATCATGAAGGCAAAAGACCTAAACCCTCCCCATGGATGATTGAACCACAG CTTGATGACACAAAAAGCAACATCAACATGGCACCAGAAAATAACCAGGAAACCTATGAGAACCAGGCTGTGAAAAAGGACTATGAAAACAATCAAAGTTTTGATAAAGGCCATTTGTTCCCAAGCTCTTATGGATATgatcaaattgaaaaaaattcCACCTTTACTCTGACCAACATTGTTCCACAAATAGGCAAATTCAATCAGGGAACCTGGAACAAGATGGAACAATGCATCAAATGTGTTATGGATAAATACtgcattaataacaataataaaacagaaggtTATGTAGTAATTGGAGCACGGCCCAGCAACGACAACAACACCCTCAAGAAAAGGATTAATATTCCTTCTATGCTCTGGTCAGCATTCTGCTGTTACAACAGCAAAGACAAGAAATGGCTAGCAAGTGCACATTGGGGCAAGAACATTAAACCTAAAGACAAATGCCTGCCAACTAAGACTCTGCATGACCTCCACAAGGAACTGGGAAAAAATACTGAAGTGTTTCCTAAAACAGAATGTCCTCTCAAAACAACTGTCACCAACGTTTATAAAAATCTTAACTCTAACTGCAACTGCCCAAAGTAG
- the LOC125014807 gene encoding endonuclease domain-containing 1 protein-like isoform X3 gives MTSLKALLPLAVLLLMSVAPTETKVVRSMKDCNEFFLEKTPPHIPRILEGGNIWGQNRFKTICQTFEDTRTFVTLYDTKNKIPVFSAAKYRGDHEGKRPKPSPWMIEPQLDDTKGNNNMAPDNNKKTYENQAGNTDYKNKQGYDRGHLFPSSYGYDQIEKTSTFTLTNIVPQNKYFNNGSWYNMEKCIKCVMDEYCINENNKVEGYVVIGAQPSNKPKLNNRVNIPSMLWSAFCCYNSKDKKWLASAHWGENIKPKNKYLKTKTLQDLHKKLGKNTEVFPKTECPLKATVTNVYKNLNSNCNCQP, from the exons ATGACCTCATTGAAGGCCCTCTTGCCCCTCGCTGTTCTCCTCCTTATGTCCGTGGCTCCCACAGAAACTAAAGTGGTGAGATCAATGAAAGACTGTAATGAATTCTTTCTTGAGAAAACTCCACCACATATCCCAAGAATCTTGGAGGGAGGGAACATCTGGGGGCAGAACAGATTTAAAACTATTTGCCAGACCTTTGAAGACACCAGAACCTTTGTGACACTTTACGACACCAAGAACAAGATCCCAGTGTTTTCTGCTGCAAAGTACAGAGGGGATCATGAAGGCAAAAGACCTAAACCCTCCCCATGGATGATTGAACCACAG CTTGATGACACAAaaggcaacaacaacatggcACCAGACAATAACAAGAAAACCTATGAGAACCAGGCTGGGAACACCGACTACAAAAACAAGCAAGGTTATGATAGAGGTCATTTGTTCCCAAGCTCTTATGGATATGATCAAATTGAAAAAACTTCCACCTTTACCCTGACCAACATTGttccacaaaacaaatatttcaacAACGGAAGCTGGTACAACATGgaaaaatgtatcaaatgtgTTATGGATGAATACTgcattaatgaaaataataaagtagaAGGTTATGTAGTAATTGGAGCACAGCCCAGCAACAAGCCCAAACTCAACAACAGGGTTAATATTCCTTCTATGCTCTGGTCAGCATTCTGCTGCTACAACAGCAAAGACAAGAAATGGCTAGCAAGTGCACACTGGGGTGAAAACATTAAACCGAAAAACAAATACCTGAAGACTAAGACTCTGCAGGACCTCCACAAGAAACTGGGGAAAAATACTGAAGTGTTTCCTAAAACAGAATGTCCTCTCAAAGCAACTGTCACCAACGTTTATAAAAATCTTAACTCCAACTGCAACTGCCAACCGTAG